The following coding sequences lie in one Thermoanaerobaculia bacterium genomic window:
- a CDS encoding sodium:calcium antiporter, whose protein sequence is MIQSLMIFLGSMVAVWLAGRTLTRTCDTLAERTRMGRVFVGSILLAGATSLPEAAASVSAGTMGYADIALGNVFGSNLFNMAILGICGIVWGGKSMLQAASQSQVPAAVLGMILSTLACLGLLAGETTGLFHVGVWTLAIPAVYLLWIYLLRVRARVDLKLPPIGVETMEVDSRGTGRLWLLFAASALLLIAAASLLSYSAKTIADLSGLGETVIGTTLVALVTSAPELITCLAAIRIGSVDLAVGNALGSNIFNMNILFFADIAYRRSPILTAASPIHSKTALVGIFLSGLVALGMVTPIPGRIGRFTVESILLLLAYMGFSAYLLTQV, encoded by the coding sequence ATGATCCAGTCCCTGATGATCTTCCTGGGAAGTATGGTGGCTGTATGGCTTGCCGGCCGCACCCTGACCCGGACCTGCGATACCCTGGCGGAACGAACCCGAATGGGCAGGGTCTTCGTGGGGTCCATCCTTCTGGCCGGGGCGACATCCCTTCCGGAAGCAGCCGCGTCTGTCTCCGCAGGGACCATGGGGTATGCCGATATCGCTCTTGGCAATGTTTTCGGATCCAATCTCTTTAACATGGCGATCCTGGGTATCTGCGGAATTGTCTGGGGAGGGAAATCCATGCTTCAGGCCGCTTCCCAGAGCCAGGTTCCTGCGGCCGTTCTGGGAATGATCCTCTCCACCCTTGCCTGCCTGGGGCTCCTGGCAGGGGAAACCACAGGCCTTTTCCATGTCGGAGTGTGGACCCTGGCGATCCCGGCCGTCTACCTTCTCTGGATCTACTTACTCAGGGTTCGGGCAAGGGTGGATCTCAAGCTTCCACCCATCGGGGTTGAAACCATGGAGGTCGATTCGAGGGGAACGGGGCGTCTCTGGCTCCTCTTTGCCGCCTCCGCGCTCCTTCTGATTGCGGCGGCTTCCCTTTTGAGCTATTCCGCGAAGACTATTGCGGACCTTTCGGGACTTGGGGAAACTGTCATTGGAACGACCCTTGTAGCTCTGGTTACCTCCGCACCGGAGCTCATCACCTGTCTCGCTGCGATCCGGATCGGATCGGTGGACCTTGCAGTGGGCAATGCCCTGGGTTCCAACATCTTTAACATGAATATTCTATTCTTTGCCGATATTGCTTACCGCCGATCCCCTATTCTGACTGCAGCCTCACCCATTCACAGCAAGACCGCCCTTGTCGGGATCTTTCTCTCCGGACTTGTTGCCCTCGGGATGGTCACGCCGATCCCGGGTCGCATCGGACGTTTCACCGTGGAGTCCATTCTCCTCCTCCTTGCCTACATGGGATTCTCCGCCTATCTCCTTACACAGGTGTGA
- a CDS encoding N-acetylmuramoyl-L-alanine amidase yields the protein MRTMLVFLAVLLLLGSGFLPGEDTPDPGEAALNSSQELQDDTIVMPLRDSNGSLIWVQRRDRDLENVLRNQDDPDPWGEARLRAAVRAALDGPDYYEGTDGLSSALPEGIIIDEIRVRGDQGGFFVTLPVRTLNNLTPDSAQALSEIFLGLDFNVPSIRRHVLMIRDPADGLHYPLDHFLPRLPPVPPKPSEEEVTEGLRATGQPPAPGQGQPAGYLSGKSIFLNPGHGWYYDSGLGRWATQRGNTNNIVEDLSNAEAVDTYLVHYLWNAGAGVYTCRERDMNDNMVIVDNGDPGYSETGSWTTITSADAHDGNYRQAGTSSTETATATFTPTIPEAGDYYVSIWYIGGSSNASDAQITVRHTGGETVITRNMEVDGYTFRYLGRFHFNAGSSLAAGSVVVSNVSGESSNFVVADAVRFGGGTGAEQPFGEPFPSNWPRFEEAGPYFANFMGCPSATCGTSTVTAMPRYVAWENEGWEDSVYISWHTNAFAGTSRGTSSFAYASGGWDAAFNGVAGSLELRHLVHTELINDLRAAFDPLWGDRGEHTNWYGEINPNYNNETPGVIYEMAFHDNATDALYLQNPYFRMTLARAVYQGIAKYFADRDGDPTYTLLPEPPTHFRVLNSGGGEITLSWNAPPYDTGDGLYGDAAEGYRVYRSFDGRGFDDGTAVTGTTWTDITVPEGTVAYYRVTAANAGGESFPTETLAARASTGSVTILVVTAFDRMDQGLIVVTDDPYSTNALHRGYVDMMNSYRYIISYGTSIDAYGSPFDSVANEAVRDGLVSLSSYGVVIWTCGEESTTDHTFENAEQSLLESYLDSGGNLFVSGSEIGWDLDYKGNGPTFYNTYLKADYAGDDAGTYNVAPVSGSIYDGNAAFFFDDNTFGEYDANYPDQLTPLGGAVAALSYSGGSGGTAGLQYDGGLNRIVLFGFPFETITSASARNETMADILDFFGTSVPDPCEGAIEVDTFPYVDSNTTSGMPSRIDGYSCPPSTGSEAGPEVVYRLTILQPGNLTVSLSDGAGVDIDPHLLAACSPTSCLARHDTGFTYGVTPGTYFLVCDTWTHDSGTQYPGAYTLNLAFSATPGDTTSPAPVGDTLAWEESGTQWTWTAVTLDRKGSTETGVSYRVYRSEDPAQEGEIVATPGTHAWTDTDEPISGCWFYHVEAVDGAGNRELAVSVYETIVDNPDAVFSGTWTLGTSSTDKWGENYRYIATGGTGASTAAWSFPVRERGLYQVSVYYPQGTNRSTEARFTIQHAGGTTLVPVDQSINGGQWVTLQTRWLEPDGSYPVVLDDAEPGGKVVIADAVRWIKETDL from the coding sequence ATGCGCACGATGCTGGTTTTTCTTGCCGTACTTCTCCTCCTTGGGAGCGGTTTTCTCCCTGGTGAAGATACCCCTGATCCAGGGGAAGCCGCGCTCAATTCTTCACAGGAACTGCAGGATGATACGATCGTTATGCCCCTCCGGGATTCGAATGGATCCCTGATCTGGGTTCAGAGACGGGATCGAGACCTGGAGAATGTACTCCGCAACCAGGATGATCCCGATCCATGGGGTGAGGCAAGGCTTCGGGCAGCCGTGCGGGCTGCTTTGGACGGGCCCGATTATTACGAGGGAACGGACGGGCTGAGCTCCGCACTTCCGGAGGGAATCATCATAGATGAAATCCGGGTCAGGGGGGATCAGGGCGGGTTCTTCGTCACGCTTCCTGTGCGCACCCTCAATAATCTGACGCCCGATTCGGCCCAGGCCCTATCTGAAATCTTCCTTGGGCTCGATTTCAATGTTCCCTCCATTCGACGCCACGTGCTCATGATCCGTGATCCTGCCGACGGTCTCCATTACCCGCTGGACCACTTCCTGCCCCGCCTTCCTCCCGTACCCCCAAAACCCTCGGAAGAAGAGGTGACCGAAGGGCTCCGGGCCACTGGTCAACCCCCGGCTCCGGGACAGGGACAGCCGGCGGGATATCTTTCGGGAAAGAGCATTTTCCTTAACCCGGGCCACGGATGGTATTACGATAGCGGCTTGGGAAGGTGGGCGACTCAGCGCGGAAACACCAACAACATCGTGGAAGACCTCTCCAACGCGGAGGCGGTGGACACCTACCTGGTCCACTATCTATGGAACGCCGGGGCGGGGGTTTACACCTGCCGGGAACGGGACATGAATGACAACATGGTCATCGTGGACAATGGGGATCCTGGCTACTCCGAAACCGGGTCCTGGACCACGATAACCTCCGCCGATGCCCATGATGGAAATTATAGACAGGCCGGAACCAGTTCGACGGAAACGGCGACCGCCACCTTCACGCCTACGATTCCGGAAGCCGGGGATTACTATGTCTCGATCTGGTATATCGGAGGAAGCAGTAACGCGTCGGATGCACAGATCACGGTCCGCCATACCGGGGGAGAGACTGTTATTACAAGAAACATGGAGGTGGACGGCTACACATTCCGCTACCTGGGCCGGTTTCACTTCAATGCAGGATCAAGCCTGGCCGCAGGATCCGTGGTCGTATCCAACGTGAGTGGTGAATCCTCGAACTTTGTCGTCGCCGACGCCGTCCGGTTCGGAGGGGGAACGGGAGCCGAACAGCCCTTCGGGGAGCCCTTTCCTTCCAACTGGCCGAGATTTGAAGAGGCCGGGCCCTACTTCGCCAACTTTATGGGATGCCCCTCGGCCACGTGCGGGACCAGCACGGTCACGGCCATGCCCCGCTACGTCGCATGGGAAAACGAGGGATGGGAAGATTCCGTTTACATTTCGTGGCATACCAACGCTTTTGCGGGGACTTCCCGGGGCACCTCGTCTTTTGCCTATGCCTCCGGAGGATGGGATGCCGCGTTCAATGGGGTTGCCGGGAGCCTGGAGCTTCGTCACCTTGTCCACACGGAACTCATCAATGACCTCCGGGCAGCCTTCGATCCTCTCTGGGGAGACCGGGGGGAACACACCAACTGGTATGGGGAGATCAATCCCAATTACAACAATGAGACGCCCGGCGTCATCTACGAAATGGCCTTTCACGACAACGCCACAGATGCGCTCTACCTTCAGAACCCGTACTTTCGAATGACCCTGGCCCGGGCGGTCTATCAGGGAATCGCAAAGTACTTTGCCGACCGGGACGGGGATCCCACCTACACACTCCTCCCCGAACCCCCCACGCATTTTAGGGTCCTCAACAGCGGGGGCGGAGAGATCACACTGTCCTGGAACGCCCCTCCCTACGACACGGGAGACGGCCTCTACGGGGACGCGGCGGAGGGCTACCGGGTCTACCGGAGCTTTGACGGCCGGGGATTCGACGACGGGACTGCCGTGACGGGTACGACGTGGACCGACATTACAGTTCCGGAGGGGACGGTAGCCTATTACCGGGTCACGGCAGCCAATGCCGGAGGGGAGTCCTTTCCCACGGAAACCCTGGCGGCACGGGCCTCTACGGGAAGTGTGACCATCCTCGTGGTGACGGCATTCGACCGCATGGACCAGGGTCTCATCGTCGTGACTGACGATCCCTACAGTACCAACGCCCTCCACCGGGGGTACGTCGACATGATGAACTCGTACCGGTACATCATTTCTTACGGTACCTCCATCGATGCCTATGGAAGTCCCTTTGATTCCGTCGCCAACGAAGCCGTGCGGGACGGGCTGGTTTCCCTCTCCTCTTACGGCGTTGTGATCTGGACCTGCGGCGAGGAATCGACAACCGATCACACCTTTGAAAATGCGGAACAGTCTCTCCTTGAATCCTATCTCGATTCGGGAGGCAATCTCTTCGTATCCGGTTCCGAAATCGGGTGGGACCTCGATTACAAGGGAAACGGTCCCACCTTTTACAATACCTACCTCAAGGCCGACTATGCCGGAGACGATGCCGGGACCTACAACGTCGCTCCTGTATCGGGATCCATCTATGACGGAAACGCCGCTTTTTTCTTTGACGACAACACCTTCGGCGAGTACGACGCCAACTATCCCGATCAGCTGACCCCACTGGGAGGAGCTGTGGCCGCTCTTTCCTACAGCGGAGGAAGCGGCGGTACGGCAGGTCTCCAGTATGACGGCGGTTTGAACCGGATTGTTCTCTTCGGATTTCCCTTTGAGACGATCACCTCAGCTTCCGCCCGCAACGAGACGATGGCCGACATCCTGGATTTCTTTGGAACCTCTGTTCCCGATCCATGCGAGGGCGCCATCGAAGTTGACACCTTTCCCTATGTAGATTCCAATACCACGTCGGGGATGCCTTCCCGGATTGATGGTTACAGCTGTCCTCCCTCCACGGGTTCCGAGGCGGGACCGGAGGTGGTCTACCGGCTCACCATCCTTCAGCCGGGGAACCTCACCGTGAGCCTCTCCGACGGCGCGGGTGTTGACATCGATCCTCACCTTCTCGCAGCCTGTTCGCCGACCTCCTGCCTTGCCCGTCATGACACCGGTTTTACCTATGGTGTAACCCCGGGAACCTACTTCCTGGTCTGCGATACCTGGACCCACGACTCCGGAACCCAGTATCCCGGTGCGTACACGTTAAACCTTGCATTTTCGGCTACGCCGGGAGATACGACATCGCCAGCCCCTGTGGGGGACACCCTGGCCTGGGAAGAGAGCGGCACGCAATGGACCTGGACAGCCGTTACCCTCGACCGGAAAGGCTCCACGGAAACCGGAGTGTCCTATCGCGTATACCGTTCCGAGGATCCGGCCCAGGAAGGAGAAATTGTGGCCACACCCGGGACCCATGCCTGGACCGATACCGATGAACCCATTTCCGGTTGCTGGTTCTACCACGTCGAAGCCGTGGATGGTGCCGGGAACCGGGAACTGGCGGTGAGCGTGTACGAGACCATTGTCGACAATCCCGATGCCGTTTTTTCCGGCACATGGACCCTGGGGACCAGTTCGACCGATAAATGGGGTGAAAATTACCGGTACATTGCCACGGGAGGCACTGGAGCCTCGACCGCCGCCTGGTCCTTTCCCGTCCGGGAACGCGGGCTCTACCAGGTGTCCGTTTACTATCCCCAGGGGACCAACCGT